In Acidovorax sp. 106, the following proteins share a genomic window:
- a CDS encoding AmpG family muropeptide MFS transporter — protein sequence MSDATPPASSTAPSTLTLPASPRPSWLQTLRVYLEPASLRMLTLGFSAGLPLLLVLGTLSFRLREAGIDRSTIGYLSWVGLAYGFKWVWAPLVDRLPIPLLTHWLGRRRSWLLLSQCLVVAGLVGMALADPRDALGPIVWCALAVAFGSATQDIALDAFRIESADANHQAALAASYQTGYRLAMIWAGAGVLWIADRSEVLPALGQAASYQNQAWMAAYLVMAVSMVVGMVTVLFSNEPARVQLPPAKNLAVWLQGAVVEPFADFLRRYGWHAALILALIAVYRISDVVMGIMANPFYVDMGYTKAEVATVTKIYGVVMTLLGAFVGGVLSMRFGVMRILMLGALLSAGSNLLFAWLAGHGHDVTALIAVVSADNLAGGVASAAFIAYLSSLTNVSYSATQYALFSSMMLLLPKFLAGFSGDFVNAFGYGQFFTSTALLGLPVLLLVWLASKVKIAPSA from the coding sequence ATGTCAGACGCCACCCCTCCAGCCTCCAGCACCGCCCCATCCACCCTCACCCTGCCCGCTTCCCCGCGCCCCAGTTGGCTGCAAACCCTGCGCGTGTACCTGGAGCCCGCCAGCCTGCGGATGCTGACGCTGGGCTTTTCTGCGGGGCTGCCGCTGCTCTTGGTGCTGGGCACGCTGAGCTTTCGGCTGCGCGAGGCGGGGATTGATCGCAGCACCATTGGCTACCTGAGCTGGGTGGGCCTAGCCTATGGCTTCAAGTGGGTGTGGGCGCCGCTGGTGGACCGGCTGCCGATTCCGCTGCTCACGCATTGGCTGGGGCGGCGGCGCAGCTGGCTGCTGCTGTCGCAGTGCCTGGTGGTGGCCGGGCTGGTGGGCATGGCGCTGGCCGACCCACGCGACGCGCTGGGTCCCATCGTATGGTGCGCGCTGGCGGTGGCGTTTGGATCGGCCACGCAAGACATTGCGCTGGATGCCTTTCGCATCGAATCGGCCGACGCCAACCACCAGGCGGCGCTGGCCGCGTCGTACCAGACGGGCTACCGCCTGGCCATGATCTGGGCGGGCGCCGGGGTGCTGTGGATTGCCGACCGCTCGGAAGTGCTGCCTGCACTGGGCCAGGCTGCCAGCTACCAAAACCAGGCGTGGATGGCGGCCTACCTGGTGATGGCGGTATCGATGGTGGTGGGCATGGTGACGGTGCTGTTCTCGAACGAGCCCGCCCGCGTGCAACTGCCCCCGGCCAAAAACCTGGCCGTGTGGCTGCAAGGCGCAGTGGTGGAGCCATTTGCCGACTTCTTGCGCCGCTACGGCTGGCACGCGGCGCTCATCCTGGCGCTCATCGCCGTCTACCGCATCAGCGATGTGGTCATGGGCATCATGGCCAACCCGTTTTATGTGGACATGGGCTACACCAAGGCCGAGGTGGCCACCGTCACCAAAATCTACGGCGTGGTGATGACCCTGCTGGGCGCCTTTGTGGGCGGGGTGCTGTCGATGCGCTTTGGGGTGATGCGCATTCTGATGCTGGGCGCGCTGCTCAGCGCGGGCAGCAACTTGCTGTTTGCCTGGCTGGCCGGGCATGGGCATGACGTGACGGCGCTGATTGCCGTGGTCTCGGCCGACAACCTGGCGGGCGGCGTGGCCTCGGCGGCGTTCATTGCTTACCTGTCGAGCCTGACCAACGTGAGCTACTCGGCCACACAGTACGCGCTGTTCAGCTCGATGATGCTGTTGCTGCCGAAGTTTCTGGCGGGCTTTTCGGGCGACTTTGTCAATGCGTTTGGTTATGGCCAGTTCTTCACCAGCACCGCGCTGCTGGGGCTGCCGGTGCTGCTGCTGGTGTGGCTGGCATCCAAAGTCAAAATAGCACCTAGCGCTTAA
- a CDS encoding M48 family metallopeptidase, protein MCFLCPTPFASSPVAPSSPWSARRAFLLAAGSAVAAPALAQVDVGNASTLRKLVPAETLERSAAQQYQQMLEQARVKRALAPPEHPQLQRLHAIAKRLIPFAMPWNDRARQWRWEVNLIGSQQINAFCMPGGKIAFYTGILDKLQLSDDEAAMIMGHEMAHALREHARERLAKTQATNLGVRLGAQLLGLGDLGNAAAGLGAQLLTLQFSRSDETDADLVGLELAARAGYRPDAAVSLWQKMGKASGSQQAGLAFLSTHPSGPDRIRELQQNVPKVQGLYQAANKPG, encoded by the coding sequence ATGTGCTTTTTGTGCCCCACCCCCTTTGCCTCTAGCCCTGTGGCGCCGTCATCCCCCTGGTCGGCGCGCCGCGCCTTCTTGCTGGCGGCGGGCAGTGCGGTGGCAGCTCCCGCCCTGGCCCAGGTGGACGTGGGCAATGCCTCCACCCTGCGCAAGCTGGTGCCCGCCGAAACGCTGGAGCGCTCGGCCGCGCAGCAATACCAGCAGATGCTGGAGCAGGCCCGCGTCAAGCGCGCCCTGGCGCCGCCAGAACACCCCCAGCTGCAGCGCCTGCACGCCATCGCCAAGCGCCTCATCCCCTTTGCCATGCCCTGGAACGACCGCGCGCGCCAGTGGCGCTGGGAGGTGAACCTGATCGGCAGCCAGCAGATCAACGCCTTTTGCATGCCCGGCGGCAAAATTGCCTTCTACACAGGCATCCTCGACAAGCTGCAACTCAGCGACGACGAAGCCGCCATGATCATGGGCCACGAAATGGCCCACGCCCTGCGTGAGCACGCCCGCGAGCGGCTGGCCAAAACGCAAGCCACCAACCTGGGCGTGCGCCTGGGCGCACAGCTGCTGGGCCTGGGCGACCTGGGCAACGCTGCAGCGGGCTTGGGCGCGCAGCTGCTCACGCTCCAATTCAGCCGATCTGACGAAACCGACGCCGACCTGGTCGGGCTGGAGCTGGCCGCGCGTGCGGGCTACCGCCCCGACGCGGCGGTGAGCCTGTGGCAAAAAATGGGCAAGGCCTCAGGCAGCCAGCAGGCAGGGCTGGCGTTTTTGTCCACCCACCCCTCGGGGCCTGACCGCATCCGCGAGCTACAGCAAAACGTGCCCAAGGTGCAGGGGCTGTACCAGGCTGCGAACAAGCCGGGTTGA
- a CDS encoding diguanylate cyclase — protein sequence MPTQPHKPPRPVAPRGSSLAGKAFWAMVQRVALTAACIDLGYIGLFLWLGSVPLALVNLGSIALYLGAYALIQRRRNGPGLVLIWAEVIGHSALGSLLIGWDSGFHYYLLLFIPAIVIANAGRYAVPIVVALLAYYVGLRALCDHLGPLDPLPGQGMQIVNWIHICIAFALSASVAAFYRRTILIAEGRLLKQATQDGLTGLYNRSHFQTQAQHALALCQRTREPVALLLCDVDHFKQVNDTHGHAVGDQVLQAVAQIMSRNLREGDLLARWGGEEFLALMPHSTAGAAQEVAERIRQAVEATTLELGEGNAPLQVTLSFGVTHVQGTQDLKAATARADRALYASKRAGRNCVSVDVG from the coding sequence ATGCCAACGCAGCCCCACAAGCCTCCCCGTCCCGTTGCCCCGCGCGGCTCCAGCCTGGCGGGCAAGGCCTTCTGGGCCATGGTGCAGCGGGTGGCGCTGACGGCTGCTTGCATTGATCTGGGCTACATCGGACTGTTCCTGTGGCTGGGCTCGGTGCCGCTGGCGCTGGTCAACCTGGGCAGCATTGCGCTGTACCTGGGGGCGTATGCGCTCATTCAGCGACGGCGCAATGGGCCGGGGCTGGTACTGATCTGGGCCGAGGTCATCGGCCACTCGGCCCTGGGTTCGCTGCTGATTGGCTGGGACAGCGGCTTTCACTACTACCTGCTGCTGTTCATCCCGGCCATCGTGATTGCCAATGCGGGGCGCTATGCGGTGCCGATTGTGGTGGCGCTGTTGGCGTACTACGTGGGCCTGCGGGCGCTGTGCGACCACCTAGGGCCGCTCGACCCGCTACCGGGCCAAGGCATGCAGATCGTCAACTGGATCCACATCTGCATTGCGTTTGCCTTGTCAGCCTCTGTGGCGGCGTTCTACCGCCGCACCATCCTGATCGCCGAGGGCCGCCTGCTCAAGCAGGCCACGCAGGACGGGCTCACGGGCCTGTACAACCGCAGTCACTTCCAGACCCAGGCACAGCACGCGCTGGCCCTGTGCCAGCGCACGCGCGAGCCGGTGGCGCTGCTGCTGTGCGATGTGGACCACTTCAAGCAGGTGAACGACACCCACGGCCATGCGGTGGGTGACCAAGTGCTGCAGGCCGTGGCCCAAATCATGAGCCGCAACCTGCGCGAAGGCGACTTGCTGGCCCGCTGGGGTGGTGAGGAGTTTCTGGCACTGATGCCGCATAGCACGGCGGGCGCAGCGCAGGAGGTGGCCGAGCGCATTCGCCAGGCGGTGGAGGCCACCACGCTGGAGCTGGGCGAAGGCAATGCGCCGCTGCAGGTGACGCTGTCGTTTGGTGTGACCCATGTGCAGGGCACCCAGGACCTGAAGGCCGCCACCGCCCGCGCAGACCGGGCTTTGTATGCCAGCAAGCGCGCCGGGCGCAACTGCGTGAGTGTGGACGTGGGCTGA
- a CDS encoding DUF2218 domain-containing protein produces MLRRQGHVPTPEASRYLQRLCYHFTRKITVHYDTHRGEAHFPWGLCVLRADDAALHFDCTATDAERLARVQFAIDAHVELFSRKSPVPVLWQPVQGAG; encoded by the coding sequence ATGCTGCGACGACAAGGCCATGTGCCCACCCCCGAAGCCAGCCGCTACCTGCAGCGCCTGTGCTACCACTTCACCCGCAAGATCACGGTGCACTACGACACCCACCGGGGCGAAGCGCACTTTCCCTGGGGCCTGTGCGTGCTGCGGGCCGACGACGCCGCGCTGCACTTTGACTGCACCGCCACCGACGCTGAGCGGCTGGCCCGTGTGCAGTTCGCCATCGACGCGCATGTGGAACTGTTCTCCCGCAAGAGCCCTGTGCCGGTGCTGTGGCAGCCCGTGCAGGGGGCGGGCTAG
- a CDS encoding ABC transporter ATP-binding protein, whose product MTPGLTIEQLAAGYPGRAVLQGVNLPAVPPGTLVAVVGPNAVGKSTLLKAVAGLRPAQGRVWLEGTDLTTLAPRERLRTVGYLPQALPQSSSLMAYEAWHSVLRASRGTWSAAQREAAIEAVVVELGLQALALRRLDELSGGQRQMVGLAQVLVRAPRLLLLDEPTSALDLRWQLQVLQAVRQRVQQQGSVGLVAVHDLNLALRFCQRVLVLGGGTVRAQGDPAQVLTPDLLRQAYGVQARVERCSQGHLLVLADTALPLDAD is encoded by the coding sequence ATGACCCCGGGCCTGACCATCGAACAACTGGCCGCCGGCTACCCCGGCCGCGCCGTGCTGCAAGGCGTGAACCTGCCCGCCGTGCCGCCAGGCACGCTGGTGGCCGTGGTGGGGCCGAACGCGGTGGGCAAGTCCACCCTGCTCAAGGCAGTGGCCGGGCTGCGACCTGCGCAGGGCCGCGTGTGGCTGGAAGGCACCGACCTGACCACACTGGCGCCGCGTGAGCGGCTGCGCACCGTGGGCTATCTGCCGCAAGCGCTGCCGCAAAGCTCGTCGCTGATGGCCTACGAGGCCTGGCACAGCGTCCTGCGCGCCAGCCGAGGCACCTGGAGCGCCGCCCAGCGCGAGGCCGCCATCGAAGCCGTGGTGGTCGAGCTGGGCCTGCAGGCGCTGGCACTGCGGCGGCTCGATGAACTCTCGGGCGGGCAGCGGCAAATGGTGGGGCTGGCCCAGGTGCTGGTGCGCGCGCCGCGCCTGTTGCTGCTGGACGAGCCCACCAGCGCCCTCGATTTGCGCTGGCAGCTGCAGGTGCTGCAGGCCGTGCGCCAGCGCGTGCAGCAGCAGGGCAGCGTGGGCCTGGTGGCCGTGCACGACCTGAACCTGGCCCTGCGCTTTTGCCAGCGCGTGCTGGTGCTGGGCGGCGGCACCGTGCGGGCCCAGGGCGACCCGGCCCAGGTGCTCACACCCGATCTGCTGCGCCAGGCCTACGGCGTGCAGGCCCGCGTAGAGCGCTGCAGCCAAGGCCACCTGCTGGTGCTGGCCGACACGGCCTTGCCCCTGGATGCCGACTGA